In Chitinophaga sp. HK235, a single window of DNA contains:
- the gldM gene encoding gliding motility protein GldM, with the protein MALPKDPRQKMINIMYLVLTAMLALNVSAEILNAFNIVNNSIVTSNGSLTDKNNLIYQQFAEQMKDNAEKVAPLKAKAEQVKKLSDDAYKYIESLKDLIITESGGKDEHGDIKDKAGLDAPTRVMENMKKGPELEAKLVALRGQLLAFVEAKDKAKFEKTLPLKIEVGKSTGDDHTGAGPKTWTTYHFNMVPTIAAVTILGKFQNDIKNSESAIIDDLYRQIDAKNFKFDKIRPFISLNSKNLMAGQTLTAQIAVGAYSSTVNPTITVNGQSITATEGLATYSLPVSGLGEKTISGTISLPNPTGGDPITQSFTETYNVGASTTSISADKMNVLYIGLQNPISISAAGVPAEAVSASISGGNIAKRGSGEYTVTVSQPGKAVINVVANIDGKVKSLGQKEFRVKRVPDPVLKVGFNKGGSMKAADFKVQMGLAAALEDFEFEGVKYDVVGYRIGVSAKGKDYLEGEANSAYFPSNVAASIRSLRPGDEVYFENVKVKGPDGVVRTMPSTIFKLN; encoded by the coding sequence ATGGCACTACCTAAAGATCCTAGGCAGAAGATGATCAACATCATGTACCTGGTCTTAACGGCCATGCTTGCGTTGAACGTCTCTGCTGAAATATTGAACGCTTTTAATATCGTCAATAACTCTATCGTTACTTCCAACGGTTCCCTTACCGATAAAAACAACCTGATTTATCAGCAGTTTGCGGAACAGATGAAGGATAACGCTGAGAAAGTGGCTCCCCTGAAAGCAAAAGCTGAACAGGTGAAAAAACTTTCTGACGACGCTTATAAATACATTGAGTCACTGAAAGACCTCATCATCACTGAAAGCGGTGGTAAAGACGAACACGGTGATATCAAAGATAAAGCCGGTCTGGACGCTCCTACCCGCGTGATGGAGAACATGAAAAAAGGTCCTGAACTGGAAGCTAAACTGGTTGCACTGCGTGGTCAGCTGCTCGCCTTCGTTGAAGCTAAAGACAAAGCAAAATTTGAAAAAACTTTACCACTGAAAATTGAAGTGGGTAAATCCACAGGCGATGACCACACCGGTGCAGGCCCTAAAACCTGGACTACCTACCACTTCAACATGGTACCTACCATCGCTGCGGTTACCATCCTGGGTAAATTCCAGAATGATATCAAAAACTCTGAGTCTGCTATTATCGATGACCTCTATCGCCAGATTGATGCGAAGAACTTCAAATTCGATAAAATCAGACCCTTTATCTCCCTTAACTCTAAAAACCTGATGGCTGGCCAGACCCTCACTGCTCAAATCGCAGTAGGTGCCTACAGCAGCACGGTTAATCCAACTATCACCGTTAACGGTCAGAGCATTACCGCTACTGAAGGTTTAGCTACCTATTCCCTCCCCGTGAGTGGCCTGGGTGAAAAAACCATCTCCGGTACTATCTCTCTGCCTAACCCAACTGGTGGTGATCCTATCACACAGTCTTTCACAGAAACGTACAACGTAGGTGCTTCTACCACCTCCATTTCTGCCGATAAGATGAACGTGCTCTATATCGGTCTGCAGAACCCGATCTCTATCTCTGCTGCCGGTGTACCTGCTGAAGCCGTTTCTGCTTCCATCAGCGGTGGAAACATTGCTAAACGCGGCTCCGGTGAATACACTGTAACCGTTAGCCAGCCTGGTAAAGCGGTGATCAACGTAGTAGCCAACATCGACGGTAAAGTGAAAAGCCTGGGTCAGAAAGAATTCCGCGTAAAAAGAGTACCGGATCCGGTGCTGAAAGTGGGATTCAACAAAGGTGGCAGCATGAAAGCAGCTGACTTTAAAGTTCAGATGGGTCTCGCTGCTGCACTGGAAGACTTCGAATTTGAAGGCGTAAAATACGACGTAGTAGGTTACCGTATCGGTGTATCTGCTAAAGGTAAGGACTACCTGGAAGGTGAAGCTAACTCCGCTTATTTCCCAAGCAACGTTGCTGCCTCCATTCGTTCCCTGCGTCCGGGTGATGAAGTTTACTTCGAAAACGTAAAAGTAAAAGGCCCGGATGGTGTTGTTCGTACAATGCCAAGCACAATATTTAAACTAAATTAA
- a CDS encoding SUMF1/EgtB/PvdO family nonheme iron enzyme, which translates to MKATLMKLNYLRGLLAVLLVSLLASCGGSKGPKNAQGQLIGVSPRPKYTPPVPYGMVYVPAGTFHMGPSDEDVNYAYTARNKSISISGFYMDATEITNNEYRQFVQWVQDSIAHILLGHVKHDDGQDIIDWKQKINWRDKATVEKLDAMIYSEADRLYGRKDVDVGKLIYHQETFNWDKAKLRENFGKPRSTFIVKKDVPIYPDTLCWIRDFSYAYNEPMTRMYFWHPAFDNYPVVGVNWHQATAFCEWRSKFWEDYRNSKKLFTEDKFQLPSEAQWEYAARGGREQTPYPWGGYYIRNKKGCLLANFKPGRGNYPEDGGFYTVRADAYWPNDYGLYCMAGNVAEWTADIFYENAYSFTSDMNPYLRMDVPDDAPLKMKRKAIRGGSWKDVGYFLQTGTRTYEYQDSAKSYVGFRCTIALSRRNKHK; encoded by the coding sequence ATGAAAGCTACCCTTATGAAGCTTAACTATTTAAGAGGTCTGTTGGCAGTTCTGCTGGTTTCCCTGCTGGCCAGCTGTGGCGGTAGTAAAGGCCCCAAAAACGCACAAGGGCAACTGATCGGCGTAAGCCCCAGACCAAAGTACACCCCCCCTGTACCTTACGGGATGGTCTATGTTCCCGCGGGAACTTTTCACATGGGCCCCAGCGATGAGGATGTGAACTATGCCTACACTGCGCGTAACAAGTCTATTTCAATTTCCGGCTTCTATATGGACGCCACGGAGATTACAAATAACGAGTACCGCCAGTTTGTACAATGGGTTCAGGATTCTATTGCGCACATTCTGCTTGGTCATGTAAAGCATGATGACGGACAGGATATCATTGACTGGAAACAGAAGATCAACTGGCGCGATAAAGCGACCGTAGAGAAACTGGACGCGATGATCTATTCTGAAGCCGACAGGCTGTACGGCCGTAAAGATGTAGACGTTGGAAAACTGATCTACCACCAGGAAACCTTTAACTGGGACAAGGCCAAACTGAGGGAGAACTTCGGCAAGCCCCGTTCTACGTTTATCGTAAAGAAAGACGTTCCCATCTATCCGGACACCCTGTGCTGGATCAGAGACTTCTCATATGCCTACAACGAGCCGATGACCCGTATGTACTTCTGGCACCCGGCTTTCGACAACTATCCGGTTGTTGGGGTTAACTGGCACCAGGCTACTGCCTTCTGCGAATGGAGAAGTAAATTCTGGGAAGACTACAGAAACTCTAAAAAATTATTCACGGAAGACAAATTCCAGCTGCCTTCAGAAGCTCAGTGGGAATATGCCGCCCGTGGCGGAAGAGAGCAAACACCTTATCCCTGGGGTGGTTATTATATCCGCAATAAAAAAGGCTGTCTGCTGGCCAACTTCAAACCTGGCCGCGGTAACTATCCGGAAGACGGTGGTTTCTATACCGTACGTGCAGATGCATACTGGCCTAACGATTACGGCCTTTACTGTATGGCAGGTAACGTTGCTGAATGGACTGCCGATATCTTCTATGAAAATGCCTATTCCTTTACCTCTGATATGAACCCTTATCTGAGAATGGATGTTCCTGATGATGCTCCGTTGAAAATGAAACGTAAAGCCATCAGAGGTGGTTCCTGGAAAGACGTAGGATACTTCCTGCAAACAGGTACCAGAACTTATGAATATCAGGATAGTGCGAAATCATATGTTGGTTTCCGTTGTACGATAGCGCTGAGCAGAAGAAACAAACACAAATAG
- a CDS encoding uroporphyrinogen-III synthase produces MIKGGPKKDLQGKQIQSILISQPKPETEKSPYFDLAKKFNVKLDFYPFIRVEGLPAKEFRKQKIDILTFTAVIFTSRNAVDHFFRICEEMKVKVSQDCKYFCITEAVALYLQKFILYRKRKVFYGADGSTKGVLEVMNKHRDNEKFLFPSSDSQKKDIEEWLKANKCEYATATLYKTVSNDVKEILAKTSYDMIVFFSPSGVKSLFENVPSFEQNGTRIGAFGPTTSAAVEEAGLRLDVKAPAPQAPSMAAALDQYLATVNKK; encoded by the coding sequence ATGATTAAAGGCGGGCCAAAAAAAGATTTGCAAGGTAAACAAATTCAGTCAATCCTAATTTCTCAACCTAAGCCTGAAACAGAAAAGTCTCCCTATTTTGATCTGGCAAAAAAGTTCAATGTAAAACTGGACTTTTATCCGTTTATCAGGGTGGAAGGCTTACCCGCTAAGGAGTTTCGGAAACAGAAAATTGATATACTGACTTTTACGGCGGTTATTTTCACCAGCCGCAATGCAGTGGATCACTTCTTCCGGATCTGTGAGGAAATGAAGGTTAAGGTATCGCAGGACTGCAAGTACTTTTGTATCACAGAAGCAGTTGCTTTATACCTGCAGAAGTTTATCCTCTATCGTAAGCGGAAAGTGTTTTACGGAGCTGACGGTTCCACCAAAGGTGTGCTGGAAGTGATGAACAAACACCGGGATAATGAGAAGTTTCTCTTTCCCAGCTCAGACAGTCAGAAAAAGGATATCGAAGAATGGTTGAAAGCGAACAAATGTGAGTATGCTACTGCTACCCTTTACAAAACCGTTTCCAACGATGTAAAGGAGATACTGGCAAAAACCAGCTACGACATGATCGTTTTCTTCAGTCCTTCAGGTGTGAAATCACTGTTTGAGAACGTACCATCTTTTGAACAGAATGGTACCCGTATCGGGGCCTTCGGGCCTACTACTTCCGCAGCAGTGGAAGAGGCGGGATTAAGACTGGATGTTAAGGCTCCTGCTCCACAGGCTCCCTCTATGGCGGCCGCGCTGGACCAGTACCTGGCAACTGTCAACAAGAAATAA
- the gldL gene encoding gliding motility protein GldL, with amino-acid sequence MNPNKAKWLNFFVCIAASVVIIGALFKLQHWRGADIALILGLSTEALIFFVYAFVPDSGASHAEGQVVAVAGSPAVAGLDKMLQEADITPANLQRLSENFQKLGTTVDKMRDISDVVAATGDYTQKTREAAAAIGNVANAYTTAASAVSSFNSASESTRSFHEQMQGMTKNLASLNTIYELELQDTNNHLKQMNAFYSNLSKASSAMSGSIEDAKKTQEQITLLAKNLSNLNAIYGNMLTAMHGNR; translated from the coding sequence ATGAATCCTAACAAAGCTAAATGGCTGAACTTTTTCGTATGTATTGCGGCTTCCGTAGTAATTATCGGAGCATTATTTAAACTGCAACACTGGAGGGGTGCTGATATCGCTTTGATCTTAGGTCTGAGCACAGAAGCGCTCATCTTTTTCGTATACGCATTTGTACCTGATTCCGGTGCCTCCCATGCAGAAGGCCAGGTAGTAGCGGTTGCAGGTAGCCCCGCAGTAGCCGGCCTCGACAAAATGCTGCAGGAAGCAGACATCACTCCTGCTAATCTGCAACGCCTCAGCGAAAACTTCCAGAAACTGGGAACTACCGTTGATAAAATGAGAGATATCAGCGACGTAGTAGCTGCTACCGGTGACTACACTCAGAAAACAAGAGAAGCTGCTGCTGCAATCGGTAACGTGGCTAACGCCTACACTACTGCTGCTTCCGCTGTATCTTCCTTCAATAGTGCATCTGAGTCTACCAGAAGTTTCCACGAGCAAATGCAGGGCATGACCAAAAATCTGGCTTCCCTGAATACCATCTACGAGCTCGAACTGCAGGATACCAACAACCACCTCAAACAGATGAACGCTTTCTACAGCAACCTGTCAAAAGCTTCTTCCGCAATGAGTGGCAGCATCGAAGATGCAAAGAAAACACAGGAACAAATTACCCTGCTGGCAAAAAATCTGAGCAACCTCAATGCTATCTATGGCAACATGTTGACTGCCATGCACGGAAACAGATAA
- a CDS encoding ACP phosphodiesterase, with product MNYLAHAYLSFHQPELITGNLIADYVKGQHQLEQYSPGIQQGIRIHRAIDAFTDQHPVTSQAKTFFRASCGLYSGVFTDVVYDHFLATDTTRFSEDSLYDFSAEVYDVITGQGDTLPADFLRMFSYMKEFNWLFNYRHNDGIERAFRGLSSRAQHLKSSPAIVFAVFLEHYEALRGCYQAFFPELQAYVENLLQNENR from the coding sequence ATGAATTATCTGGCACATGCATATTTGTCGTTTCATCAGCCGGAACTGATCACCGGCAATCTGATCGCTGATTATGTGAAAGGACAACATCAACTGGAACAATACAGTCCGGGTATACAACAGGGTATCCGGATACACCGGGCTATTGACGCCTTTACCGACCAGCACCCTGTCACCAGTCAGGCCAAGACATTTTTCCGTGCTTCCTGTGGTCTTTACAGCGGCGTATTCACTGACGTTGTCTATGATCATTTTCTGGCTACCGACACTACCCGCTTTTCGGAAGACAGCCTGTACGATTTTTCTGCAGAAGTATATGATGTGATTACCGGTCAGGGCGATACATTGCCGGCAGATTTTCTGCGGATGTTTTCTTATATGAAGGAGTTCAACTGGTTATTTAATTACCGGCACAACGACGGTATCGAAAGAGCATTCCGCGGACTCAGCTCGAGGGCACAGCACCTGAAAAGCAGCCCTGCCATTGTATTTGCCGTTTTCCTGGAACACTATGAAGCATTACGTGGTTGTTATCAGGCTTTTTTCCCTGAGCTCCAGGCTTATGTGGAAAATTTGTTACAAAACGAAAACCGCTAA
- a CDS encoding deoxyhypusine synthase family protein has protein sequence MNKGPVSQFIQHHYRHFNAAALVDAAKGYETHLLEGGKMMVTLAGAMSTAELGISFAEMIRQGKVDIISCTGANLEEDIMNLVAHTHYKRVPNYRDLSPQEEWDLLEQGFNRVTDTCIPEEEAFRRIQQHIYKIWKDADDKGERYFPHEYMYKLLLSGVMKENYEIDPKNSWMIAAAERNIPIIVPGWEDSTMGNIFASYCIKGDLKTSTMKSGIEYMIFLSEWYRSNSAGKGVGFFQIGGGIAGDFPICVVPMMYQDLEWTDVPFWSYFCQISDSTTSYGSYSGAVPNEKITWGKLDIHTPKFIVESDATIVAPLIFAYVLGW, from the coding sequence ATGAACAAGGGACCCGTTTCTCAATTTATCCAGCACCATTACCGCCACTTTAATGCCGCTGCATTGGTGGATGCTGCCAAAGGATATGAAACACATTTACTGGAAGGTGGTAAAATGATGGTGACATTGGCCGGTGCGATGAGTACGGCTGAGCTGGGCATTTCTTTCGCGGAAATGATCCGTCAGGGTAAAGTGGACATTATCTCCTGTACTGGTGCTAACCTGGAAGAAGATATTATGAACCTGGTTGCGCATACTCATTACAAAAGAGTTCCCAACTACCGCGACCTGAGTCCACAGGAAGAATGGGACCTGCTGGAACAAGGCTTTAACCGTGTAACTGACACCTGTATCCCGGAAGAAGAAGCTTTCCGCCGTATCCAGCAACATATCTACAAAATATGGAAAGATGCTGATGATAAAGGCGAACGCTATTTCCCACACGAGTATATGTACAAACTGCTGCTGAGCGGAGTAATGAAAGAAAATTACGAGATCGATCCAAAAAACAGCTGGATGATCGCCGCCGCAGAAAGAAATATTCCGATCATCGTACCAGGATGGGAAGACAGCACTATGGGCAACATCTTCGCTTCCTACTGCATCAAAGGAGATCTGAAAACTTCTACCATGAAAAGTGGTATCGAGTACATGATCTTCCTGTCTGAGTGGTACCGCAGCAACTCCGCTGGTAAAGGCGTTGGCTTCTTCCAGATTGGTGGTGGTATCGCCGGTGACTTCCCTATCTGCGTAGTACCGATGATGTACCAGGATCTGGAATGGACAGATGTTCCTTTCTGGAGCTATTTCTGCCAGATCTCCGACTCTACCACTTCTTATGGTTCTTATTCTGGTGCTGTTCCCAACGAAAAAATCACCTGGGGCAAACTGGATATCCATACACCGAAGTTCATCGTAGAATCAGATGCGACTATCGTAGCGCCACTGATCTTCGCTTATGTGCTGGGTTGGTAA
- a CDS encoding thioredoxin domain-containing protein yields the protein MNKLAGETSPYLLQHAHNPVEWYPWGEEALERARAEDKPILVSIGYAACHWCHVMERESFEDAATAGIMNKHFINIKIDREERPDLDHIYMDAVQAMTGAGGWPLNVFLTPDKKPFYGGTYFPPVKAYNRPSWQDVLLALADAFANKREEIETQADNLTQHIDQSSQFGLQSGININIPREELFTRQQCDTICENILKQADTVWGGFGRAPKFPQTFTIGWLLRYHHAFRHPAALQQALLSLDKMLQGGLYDQLGGGFARYSTDEKWLAPHFEKMLYDNALLIDVLCDAWQLTRNNVYAQTVKDTLTFITREMTAPEGGFYAALDADSEGVEGKFYTWSKAEIYHILGEQAGPFCEFYDVTEHGNWEEQNILWIQQPLEQFAAEKGYDPVVLGAMLKGCREKLLAVRANRIRPGLDDKILLGWNAMMVHACCRAYAALGDESYREMAVRNMDFLLTNFRQEDGSQAFYHTWKNGQAKYPAFLDDYACLIRALIALQEVTGDTRYLHQAHDITAFVNDHFGDGGHLFYYTIEGQDDVIVRKKEVYDGAVPSGNALMAQNLWYLSVVFDNKDWGNKAVAALSGISQTIVRYPTSFGVWASQLLQFVKGTPEIAVVGKDFRARMNEAGNWFIPFRILIGSEKDQPDIPLLQDRYRENDTLVYLCKDYHCIKPVFYIQEIINLIE from the coding sequence ATGAATAAACTTGCAGGTGAAACCAGTCCCTATCTATTGCAACACGCGCATAACCCTGTGGAATGGTATCCGTGGGGAGAAGAGGCGCTGGAACGGGCCAGGGCGGAAGACAAACCTATCCTGGTGAGCATTGGATATGCCGCTTGTCACTGGTGTCATGTGATGGAGCGGGAAAGTTTTGAGGATGCGGCTACCGCCGGCATCATGAACAAGCATTTTATCAATATCAAGATTGATCGGGAAGAAAGGCCCGATCTGGATCATATTTATATGGATGCCGTGCAGGCGATGACCGGCGCGGGAGGCTGGCCTCTCAACGTATTTCTCACCCCCGATAAAAAACCTTTTTATGGTGGTACTTACTTTCCACCGGTAAAAGCCTATAACCGGCCTTCCTGGCAGGATGTGCTGCTGGCACTGGCCGATGCGTTTGCCAACAAAAGGGAAGAGATTGAAACACAAGCCGACAACCTTACCCAGCATATAGACCAGTCGAGCCAGTTTGGTCTGCAATCCGGTATTAATATCAATATTCCCCGGGAAGAGCTGTTTACCCGTCAGCAGTGCGATACCATCTGTGAGAATATCCTGAAGCAGGCAGATACAGTATGGGGCGGCTTCGGAAGGGCTCCCAAGTTTCCACAGACTTTTACCATTGGCTGGCTGCTGCGTTATCACCATGCTTTCAGGCATCCTGCCGCGTTGCAACAGGCGCTGCTGTCACTCGATAAAATGTTGCAGGGTGGCCTCTACGACCAGCTGGGCGGCGGTTTTGCCCGTTATTCCACTGATGAAAAATGGCTGGCCCCGCACTTTGAGAAGATGTTGTACGACAATGCATTGCTGATAGATGTGTTGTGTGATGCCTGGCAGTTGACCCGTAATAACGTTTACGCACAAACGGTGAAAGATACCCTGACCTTCATCACCCGGGAGATGACAGCTCCGGAAGGTGGCTTCTATGCCGCACTGGATGCGGACTCTGAAGGAGTGGAAGGTAAATTTTATACCTGGAGCAAGGCAGAGATATATCATATCCTGGGAGAACAGGCTGGTCCTTTCTGCGAGTTTTATGATGTGACTGAGCATGGCAATTGGGAAGAACAGAATATATTATGGATACAACAGCCGCTGGAACAGTTTGCCGCCGAAAAGGGCTATGATCCGGTAGTGCTGGGTGCCATGCTGAAGGGCTGCCGGGAAAAACTACTGGCAGTGCGGGCCAACAGAATACGCCCGGGGCTGGACGATAAGATACTGCTGGGCTGGAATGCTATGATGGTACATGCCTGTTGCAGGGCTTACGCTGCGCTGGGGGATGAATCCTACCGGGAGATGGCAGTCCGCAATATGGATTTTCTACTGACAAATTTCCGTCAGGAGGATGGTTCGCAGGCGTTTTATCATACCTGGAAAAATGGTCAGGCCAAATATCCCGCTTTCCTCGACGATTATGCTTGCCTGATACGCGCCCTGATTGCGCTGCAGGAGGTGACCGGTGATACCCGTTACCTGCACCAGGCGCATGATATCACGGCTTTTGTGAATGATCATTTTGGTGATGGTGGTCATCTTTTCTACTATACCATTGAAGGACAGGACGATGTGATTGTGCGTAAAAAAGAAGTGTACGATGGGGCTGTGCCCAGCGGTAATGCACTGATGGCGCAAAACCTTTGGTACCTTTCTGTTGTTTTCGATAATAAAGATTGGGGGAATAAAGCGGTAGCCGCGTTATCCGGTATTTCCCAGACTATTGTAAGATATCCAACCTCCTTCGGCGTGTGGGCGAGCCAGTTACTTCAGTTTGTAAAAGGTACCCCGGAAATAGCAGTTGTAGGAAAAGATTTCAGGGCCAGAATGAATGAGGCGGGTAACTGGTTTATTCCGTTCAGAATTTTAATCGGGTCTGAAAAAGATCAGCCGGATATTCCGCTCTTACAGGATAGATACCGGGAAAACGACACATTAGTTTATTTATGCAAGGATTATCATTGTATTAAGCCGGTTTTTTATATACAAGAAATTATTAATTTAATAGAATAA
- a CDS encoding DUF4271 domain-containing protein gives MQNIFLVRNWLLFLLIFSYLPLMAQTADSTAAPAPVVKKKKPAATHVVADSLRPKPRPATVAVRKDTARAAVRKDTVGIAVRRDTVGKAALPVTFLPGDTSAHKTDSTAVAAVPKPQPVSAYDLYLKKLAAENILLKPGRPVFYDTNPLRPYRNLDWLVYVVAGIVLLLSIIRLSYTKYFTDLFRAFLNPTLSQRQLKDQLSQAPFPNMLLNVFFAISLGVYLYLVLYRQQVFPQAEPWLLIPGLIVLVAVVYGIKYMMLRFCGWLFGNSELADAYIFILYLINKILGVLLVPFLVVLAFCDVEIARTFLYISIFFISLLVVYRYIRSYSLVKQYLSFSKLHFFLYLCAFEVAPVLILTKVLLNIWLTGNP, from the coding sequence TTGCAAAATATTTTCCTGGTGCGCAACTGGTTATTGTTTCTATTAATTTTCAGCTACTTACCGCTCATGGCGCAAACAGCAGACAGTACTGCTGCGCCTGCCCCCGTCGTTAAAAAGAAGAAGCCTGCTGCTACGCATGTGGTGGCGGATTCGCTTCGTCCCAAACCGCGGCCTGCTACGGTGGCTGTCAGGAAGGATACGGCCCGGGCTGCCGTTAGAAAAGACACGGTAGGCATCGCTGTAAGAAGGGATACTGTTGGTAAAGCAGCACTGCCTGTTACATTCCTGCCGGGAGACACCAGCGCGCATAAAACAGACAGTACCGCTGTGGCAGCGGTACCCAAGCCTCAGCCGGTATCAGCATATGATCTGTACCTGAAAAAGCTGGCGGCCGAGAATATTTTGCTGAAGCCAGGAAGACCAGTGTTTTATGATACTAACCCGTTGCGGCCATACCGTAACCTGGATTGGCTGGTGTACGTGGTGGCGGGTATCGTACTGTTGCTGAGTATTATCCGTCTGTCTTATACCAAGTATTTTACAGACCTTTTCCGGGCATTTCTTAATCCCACACTGAGTCAGCGGCAGCTGAAAGACCAGCTGTCTCAGGCGCCGTTCCCGAATATGCTGCTCAATGTATTTTTTGCGATATCGTTGGGAGTATATCTGTATCTGGTATTGTACCGGCAGCAGGTGTTTCCGCAGGCAGAACCCTGGCTGCTGATTCCGGGGCTGATTGTCCTGGTGGCGGTTGTATACGGTATCAAATACATGATGCTGCGCTTCTGTGGGTGGTTGTTTGGTAATAGCGAGCTGGCTGATGCCTACATCTTTATCTTATATCTGATCAACAAAATACTGGGGGTATTACTGGTGCCTTTCCTGGTAGTGCTGGCTTTCTGTGATGTGGAAATTGCCCGTACTTTCCTATATATTTCAATATTCTTCATTTCATTACTTGTTGTATATCGGTATATTAGATCTTATTCTCTAGTAAAGCAATACCTATCCTTCAGTAAATTGCATTTTTTTCTTTACCTTTGCGCATTCGAAGTAGCGCCGGTACTAATATTGACAAAGGTGTTACTGAATATCTGGTTAACTGGTAATCCCTGA
- the hemW gene encoding radical SAM family heme chaperone HemW, giving the protein MAGIYLHIPFCKQACYYCNFYFSTSLAGKDKMVESLLQEIDLQRNYLSGEPVQTIYFGGGTPSLLSTAELQQLLSRLHSTFEVAPDAEITLEANPDDLDIPKLEALRDAGINRLSIGVQSFHETDLRWMNRAHNSQQALECITNAQQLGFRNITIDLIYGGPTLSDEGWEQNVRQAIALGIPHLSCYALTVEPGTALDHFIRKKKMAATDPDKAARHFEQLMQWLEAAGYEHYEISNFALPGWHSRHNSSYWQGRSYLGLGPSAHSFNGHSRQWNVANNATYMKSIAAGQIPAEIETLTTAMQFNEYIMTSLRTSAGCDLEWVSGKFDAASTQHLEKESRQFISKGWMVQEGKYLRLTRAGRLFADGIAAELFL; this is encoded by the coding sequence ATGGCTGGAATTTATTTACATATTCCCTTTTGTAAGCAGGCTTGTTATTACTGCAACTTCTATTTCTCTACTTCCCTGGCCGGAAAAGATAAGATGGTGGAAAGCCTTTTGCAGGAAATCGACCTGCAGCGCAACTACCTCTCCGGTGAGCCGGTACAGACGATTTATTTCGGTGGAGGCACGCCCAGCCTGCTCAGTACAGCAGAGCTGCAGCAATTGTTATCCCGCCTGCATAGCACATTTGAGGTGGCTCCCGACGCGGAAATCACGCTGGAAGCCAATCCTGATGACCTCGATATCCCTAAACTGGAGGCACTTCGGGATGCCGGCATTAACCGCCTGAGCATTGGCGTGCAGTCCTTCCACGAAACCGATCTTCGCTGGATGAACCGGGCCCACAACAGCCAGCAGGCGCTGGAATGTATCACCAATGCCCAGCAGCTGGGTTTCCGAAATATTACGATAGACCTGATCTATGGCGGTCCTACCCTCAGCGATGAAGGATGGGAACAAAACGTACGTCAGGCCATTGCACTGGGCATCCCTCACCTGTCGTGTTATGCACTGACCGTAGAACCCGGAACGGCACTGGACCATTTCATCCGTAAGAAAAAAATGGCTGCCACCGATCCTGATAAGGCAGCCCGTCATTTTGAGCAGCTGATGCAATGGCTGGAAGCAGCCGGCTATGAGCATTACGAAATATCCAATTTTGCGCTGCCTGGCTGGCATTCCCGACACAACAGCAGCTACTGGCAGGGTCGTTCCTATCTGGGTCTGGGCCCCTCAGCCCATTCCTTCAACGGCCATTCCCGGCAATGGAATGTGGCCAACAATGCGACCTATATGAAAAGCATTGCCGCCGGCCAGATACCGGCAGAAATAGAAACCCTTACCACGGCCATGCAGTTCAATGAATACATCATGACTTCCCTGCGCACCTCCGCAGGATGTGACCTGGAATGGGTAAGCGGAAAATTTGATGCCGCCAGTACTCAGCATCTGGAGAAAGAAAGCCGGCAATTTATTAGCAAAGGCTGGATGGTACAAGAGGGTAAATATCTGCGGCTCACCAGGGCGGGCAGATTGTTTGCAGATGGAATTGCAGCAGAGCTGTTTTTATGA